One Ranitomeya variabilis isolate aRanVar5 chromosome 4, aRanVar5.hap1, whole genome shotgun sequence genomic window, aaaaaaaatgagagaattAAATATGTTAGAATTCAAATTACTTAAATCATTTAAAAATaatgaaatgaaaaaataaacatatttggtatccctaAACATATCTGGTATCCcagtttatcaaaatataaaattcatTAACCCATTTGATAACTGTCATAAACagcgaaaaaaagtaaaaattccaGAATTGCTCTTTTTGTTACTGTACCTACTTAAAGAAATTAAATCAAACAAAGGATGACCAAATATTGTGGTATAAATAATAATGCAAATCAACATAGGGCATACAAAGATAACCACATAAAGGAAATTATTTAAAAACAGTATACGTTCATATATTTCATTAatataaaaatatcacaaaaaCAGAACGGTAGTGATAAAATAAAACAGAAGGTGCCTCTTGTGTGAGGGGCTGCACATAAGATAATCCTTAAATAAATTAGTGATAATAGGATGCAATGAACAGTAAATGGGTCAGGTCACAGGGTTCTTTTTTGCATTAAACAGGTTGTCAACATAATATGCATTGTCACAGGCTTATTGAAATTCGCTATATTGAAGGTCGACACGGACTAGAAAGTGCAAGTGCATATAGGCCAGGTGGCCTTTTTATGCTAATGTACAGATGCCTAAAGTACCATGTCAAAGATAAAGTAAAGAGTTTTAGTCCAAAATCGTGAAGATGCTTTGTGATGCTGAAGGATCTGACTGTGCTTCCCTCTGCCTCAACGCACGTTTTGTGAATACTTCCTCAGAACGTGTCATTAAAGAAATGCAGTAaagttatgtaccccaaaattatatcaataaaacttTCAACTCGCCATACAAAAAACGAGACCGCACAAAGCTCAATTAATTTCAAATTTAAAATGTTATGAGTAtcaggaaaatggcaacacaaaaccccccaatttttttttaacgaGCTTCTGACTTTTTTTTCAccttgaaataaaaaaaacttcaAGTGAGTTTGATTTCACCATAATTGTGCTGACCTGGAGAATTAAGCTGAACTGATCATAAAGACCGCCATGAAAACAAAACCTAATAAACAATggtgaaattgcatttttttcaccttttCAACCCACGTAGAATTTTTCCCtattttttcagcacattttataGTAAAATAGATAATGTCATTCAAAACTTCATCTTGTTCCCTAAAAAAAAGCTGTTATACAGCTATGACAAtaggaaaattttaaaaaagtaTGGTTCTTAGGGAAgctaaaatgcaaaaataaaaattggctGCTGATGTAATGCTTTAAAGGGTTGTTCCCTTTCAATAAATGTGAATCCTAGGCTGCAGGTTATTATATCATTACAAACTGCGCTGTTCTCACTTTTCCCTGGTCCACTGGTGAGTCTTGCCGCTGCTCATTGTGTTTGGCTTTAGCTGCGGCGCTGACACAATGTCGACAGCCCATCAGTGAGCTCAGCTGCTCTGAGTAGGGTGTTCCATCTACATGGGTAGAGCCACGCAGagttgctgagctcactgattggctgtagaTGTGACAATGTGACCAAAGCCAGACTCCGTGTGCGATGACAAAACTCACCATTGGACCTTGGAAAGATGAGTACAACACAGTTTGTTTCTTTTGAATAACCTACTTCTTGGAATTAACATTTATTGAAAGGCAACAACCCCTTGAATGAATAAAATCCTAAACTCAGTGTCTGTCAAACAAAGTGTGCACATCACAAGCCATTGTATTGAGTTTTTCAAGTTTTTTGTTCAGTCCTTTCTAGGACGAATGTAATATTTAGgttaaaaatacaaaagaaaatcaCCCAAAATCCAGACTTTTAACTGTGACTGTTTACATCATAAAACGCTTTTTATTTTGCACATCTGCTTTAATAGTCAAAtgtggccactagtgatgagcgaatatactcgttactcgagctttctcgagcacgctcgggtgtcctccgagtatttgtaagtactcggacatttagtttttagtgccgcagcagaatgatttacatctgttagccagcataagtacatgtgggtgttgcctggttggtTCCGTAGCCTTTGGACTACTACGAATGTGGAAACAGTGAGATTGACGGATTCAACACAGAGTTTGAAAACTCTTGCAGacaaatgatggtggtggtgacctAATATCACAATCTCTACTTACCAGTCCTTTTTCTGATGCTTACTGTAAGAGTGTGAACTGTTTAGCCACTACTGTCTTAGTGACTAATTTAAGTTTACTTCAAGTCTTTCAATTGATATagatattttaaataaaaaaatgctataaaaaaacaattttaatgtgcttatattaaataataataattaactttattcttggcagatgactgtagcgAGATATCGGAGGGAAATGTGATATTGTTTAAAATAGAGGACCTTGATATCACACAAGATACATATGAAGAGGATGCCATcattccagatataccatcatctttGCACACCAAAGATCTATCAGCTGATAATTTTAAACAGACGCTAtcttctgattcatcacagactaTTGAGAAAAATGAATGTCACAAAATGGGTCTTCAAAATCTAAGTTCTCTAGCAGGAATGAAGCCATTTTCGAGGTTAGAATatgttaaccagaaatcagatcttgATGAACATCAAAGAAGTCAAAATgaagagaaaccattttcatgtttagattgTGGAAAAAGTTTTAAACATAAGTCAAAATTGGTTatgcatcagagaattcacacaggggagaagccatattcatgttcagtgtGTGGAAAAAAATTTCATCAGAAATCTTATCTTGCTAGACATGAGaggactcacacaggtgagaaaccatattcatgttcagaatgtgaaaaatgttttgtaGATAAAGCAAatcttattacacatcagagaaatcacactggggagaagccattccCATGCTCGGAATGTGGAAAAtcatttacaaataaacgcaatcttgttagacatgagaaGAGACATAGAGGGGAGAAGCAGTTTTCATGTCAGGAATGCGGGAAATGTTTTGAAGACAAGCCACATCTTTTTAAACATCTGAGgggtcacacaggagaaaagccatattcgtgtacagaatgtggaaaatgttttgtggacAAGTCAGTTCTTAAtatacatcagagaagtcacactggTGAGAAACcatttacatgttcagaatgtgggaagtcttTTACACATAAATCCGATCTTGTAAGACATCAGAGATGTCACACAGGGGTGAAACCATATTCATGtctagaatgtggtaaatgttttacccTCAAATCACATCTTCATAaacatcaaaaaactcacacaagGAAGGAGCCATTATCACTCCAAAAAGGTGAATAATGTTTTGCAAATCATGGTTCGTTGAGCAGAAAGAAAACTAACACAGAGGGAATCCAAATATTTTACTGACAaatcatacaagagaaaaaaacaaGCAATTTAGAGCTTAAAGGGTTCTCTACTTCCACTAAACTTTTGCCAAAAACCTCAGTCAGTTATAAAAAACTTGTCTAACTTACGCTCCTTGTGTTCAGCAGTGTGTTTCCCTTGCTGCCCTTGTTTCTTTTGTTTAGCTAATAGTGTCACGTTGACAAAGATGCAGCAAGCATTAAGTTCAACGGCTTTGCAGATGTAGATGGCACTAGCCACTAAGAGTAATCATTTGCTATCCACATGATGTCATCACTGCAATGAAATAACAGAGATTGAGGCAAAGGTCAACCCCTTGAAATTAGAATTACAGTAATAAATGTATACAATTAATAGATGTTAtacaaaaagcaaataaaaaagcaATATTCATTTTGCATTATTGAGGTACAGTTATTAAtcttttatttcagtttttttttactcAGTGGCATAGCCAAAATTAAGCAATGCATTATGCCTTCACTAGGATTTGGGACAGAATGGATTGTTCTACAGAGCTCAATGAATTTGAGTGTGATCATCTATTAAGACGCCATTGTTGTAACAAGtcagttcatgacatttcttcctcataTAGATTCCAAAAAATGGAAAGCACTTAGGAGCCACAGCAACTCAACCAGAAAGTGgcagaatatgtaaagttacagagCAGGGCCACCAAGCGCTTAGGTGCATAGTGCATACGGAACATGTAACTGATGCTCTACTAAGTCAATAACTGTAGACTTCCAAACCTCTTCTGGCATTAACATCAACACAAATGCTAGGAAACTTTATGCCAGGAGACCTAAAGCATGGGCTTTCATGACTGAACAGTGGCATGCAAACCTTAAATCACCAAATACAATGTCGTGTTAGATTAAGTGGTGTAAAGCACAATGCCACTGGAGTCTGGAACAGTGGAAACATGTAAAGTGGAGTTATGAATCATATCTGGTAGTTTGATGGACGAATCTGGGTTTGGAAAATTCCAAACGAACTGCATTCTGCCAATAttaaagtttggtggaggagagATGATGCCTAGAGGTTGTTTTTCAGGGTTGGCACTGGGCCCTTAGTTCCAGGGAAGGGAAATGTTAGTGCTTCAGCATActtagacattttggacaattgtagcttacAAGGCATACTTATGCAATTGTGAGAAttgtttggggaagacccttttctTTTTTTCAGTATGCCTGTAcccaaagcaaggtccataaaggcatggaTGAAAGTCTATTGTAGGACAAATGACAAATCAGTTCGAGAACAGTATGTTGATCCTTTTGTCACAAAAATTATCCTTGAAATTGTGCAAATTGTTTATGAAAACCATTGTTATTACTTAAATAATGTAGACATTGGGGACCAAGTGAGACCTGGAATCACTTACAATTAAGAGAGACATAACAGGAGTGGCTACATCTGTTTCATCTCTTAAAACCATGGTCTCCCTTGACCCTAGAATCTATGGTTAAAGGGATTTTTCCACCTTTTAATTTAAAATATTCCTTACTGTGGGTGACCCATCAAAATAATAAACAGTACAAAATTATCTATCAATCCCAACACAATTCCCCTTTTCTGATGGCCAAgtcactgctgcatcaccatcatctAAAGAGACGAGCAAGGAAACCAACACGGAGGAGGAGCAGTAAGGTGTCAGATCTATAATACAGCTTGCATACTTTATTAATTTTTTGGGCACTTATGGCATTTCGAATGTGAGAAAATTTCTGATAAAAGatgtaattgaaaatgtaaatACTGAGATATATTTACAAAGATTTATATGAGCACtaattgttttttttcacattgggATTAGGAATTGGATTCCTTTTTACTAAAGATCCATTTACTCTAGTTTCACAGTAATTT contains:
- the LOC143767476 gene encoding uncharacterized protein LOC143767476 isoform X3, producing the protein MWCAALQVEVPTTSDPLSGDLLYKRIFPMDPTGMDRDETAEKILHLTLEIIFQLTGEDYTVVKTSSERCQAPVSEGWGRPLSPIIRPPPHPLIHEDINDQKILELTYKMIELLTGEVPIRCQDVTVYFSMEEWEYLEEHKDLYKDVMMEVPQPLTSPDLSSKRTTPERCPRPLLPQDCKQENPNVPQDHQGKDLTHVNTTETFVMGDEWCKEEIPTYDYPDDCSEISEGNVILFKIEDLDITQDTYEEDAIIPDIPSSLHTKDLSADNFKQTLSSDSSQTIEKNECHKMGLQNLSSLAGMKPFSRLEYVNQKSDLDEHQRSQNEEKPFSCLDCGKSFKHKSKLVMHQRIHTGEKPYSCSVCGKKFHQKSYLARHERTHTGEKPYSCSECEKCFVDKANLITHQRNHTGEKPFPCSECGKSFTNKRNLVRHEKRHRGEKQFSCQECGKCFEDKPHLFKHLRGHTGEKPYSCTECGKCFVDKSVLNIHQRSHTGEKPFTCSECGKSFTHKSDLVRHQRCHTGVKPYSCLECGKCFTLKSHLHKHQKTHTRKEPLSLQKGE
- the LOC143767476 gene encoding uncharacterized protein LOC143767476 isoform X2, translated to MWCAALQVEVPTTSDPLSGDLLYKRIFPMDPTGMDRDETAEKILHLTLEIIFQLTGEDYTVVKTSSERCQAPVSEGWGRPLSPIIRPPPHPLIHEDINDQKILELTYKMIELLTGEVPIRCQDVTVYFSMEEWEYLEEHKDLYKDVMMEVPQPLTSPDLSSKRTTPERCPRPLLPQDCKQENPNVPQDHQYLLQGKDLTHVNTTETFVMGDEWCKEEIPTYDYPDDCSEISEGNVILFKIEDLDITQDTYEEDAIIPDIPSSLHTKDLSADNFKQTLSSDSSQTIEKNECHKMGLQNLSSLAGMKPFSRLEYVNQKSDLDEHQRSQNEEKPFSCLDCGKSFKHKSKLVMHQRIHTGEKPYSCSVCGKKFHQKSYLARHERTHTGEKPYSCSECEKCFVDKANLITHQRNHTGEKPFPCSECGKSFTNKRNLVRHEKRHRGEKQFSCQECGKCFEDKPHLFKHLRGHTGEKPYSCTECGKCFVDKSVLNIHQRSHTGEKPFTCSECGKSFTHKSDLVRHQRCHTGVKPYSCLECGKCFTLKSHLHKHQKTHTRKEPLSLQKGE
- the LOC143767476 gene encoding uncharacterized protein LOC143767476 isoform X1, which produces MFYLLICFPLLSPVIVLLHGIFMMLHRHLLLIQVPTTSDPLSGDLLYKRIFPMDPTGMDRDETAEKILHLTLEIIFQLTGEDYTVVKTSSERCQAPVSEGWGRPLSPIIRPPPHPLIHEDINDQKILELTYKMIELLTGEVPIRCQDVTVYFSMEEWEYLEEHKDLYKDVMMEVPQPLTSPDLSSKRTTPERCPRPLLPQDCKQENPNVPQDHQGKDLTHVNTTETFVMGDEWCKEEIPTYDYPDDCSEISEGNVILFKIEDLDITQDTYEEDAIIPDIPSSLHTKDLSADNFKQTLSSDSSQTIEKNECHKMGLQNLSSLAGMKPFSRLEYVNQKSDLDEHQRSQNEEKPFSCLDCGKSFKHKSKLVMHQRIHTGEKPYSCSVCGKKFHQKSYLARHERTHTGEKPYSCSECEKCFVDKANLITHQRNHTGEKPFPCSECGKSFTNKRNLVRHEKRHRGEKQFSCQECGKCFEDKPHLFKHLRGHTGEKPYSCTECGKCFVDKSVLNIHQRSHTGEKPFTCSECGKSFTHKSDLVRHQRCHTGVKPYSCLECGKCFTLKSHLHKHQKTHTRKEPLSLQKGE